The DNA segment GGCCTTCGCCGTCGGCCGCGTCAGGTCAGACGCGGTGCCGCACCAGCGCCGAGACGAAGCCGCCGGCGAAGGTGTCGCCGAGGCCGATCGTGGTGGGGCGGTCGGTCTCGAGCACGAGGCCGGGCGTGCAGACGGCCTGCAGCCGAGCCGTGACCGCGGTGCAGACCGCGAGTCCGCCGGGCTGCGCCGGCAGCTGCGCGACGCGGTCGTAGTCCGCGGCGGTGATGCCGTCGCCGAGCAGGTAGCGGGTGCTCGCCATCGTCACTCCGCCCAGGAGCGCCGCGCGGTAGCGCTCGGCCTCCGCTCCGACGGCCGCCGACCAGTGCCGGGTGTGCACGACGAGCACCGGGCCGGGGAGCAGCGCCGAGGCCGCGCCCAGCGCCTCGACCACGGCGTCCGGGTCGAGCAGGTCGAGCCGGTGCCCGAGCAGCGCCTGCAGCTCGTCCTCGTTCATGCTGACGACGTCGACGCAGCCGAGCAGGGCGGAGCGGGCCCGGTCCTGCAGGGCGGGCAGGTGGAACCCGGCGTCCTCGTAGATCACGTCCGCGGAGGCGGGCAGCGCCGCGAGGTGGCGCTGCAGCGTCTCCAGCCGGTCCGTCAGCACCGCCCCGTCCTGGATGCTGTTGAAGCCGGAGACCAGGAAGACGCCCGCGTCGGCCAGCACGCCGCCGAGTCCCTCCGCCAGCAGCAGCTCGCGGTTGGGCGGGTCGTTCGCGAAGATCACCCGGTTCGGGTGCGGCGCCACCAGCACGCGGTCGCCGAGGAGCACCCGGGCGCCCCGCGGGAACTGCACGATCAGGTGCGGGTCGGTGCTGTCGGCGGTCGCGCTCGAGACGTACTCGGTGCCCACGGGCAGGAGCCGGCGGACGTGGTCGTCGATGCTCACCAGGTGCTGCACCGCGGCGAGGCCGTGCACGGCGAGCGCGTAGCCCGCGCGCACTCCCGTGCCGCCGAGGGTGATGCGCCGGGGGAAGCGCTGCGCGAACTCCTCGACGATGCGGGAGGAGGAGGCGAATCTCTCCCCTCCCGCACCGTCGGCGAGGAACGCGAGGAGCGCCACGACGAGGTCGCGCTCGGTAGTGACCGGCGCCGTCCTCGTCAGCTCGTCCGCGCGGATCCCGTACTCCTCCGCGAGCGCCTGGACGACGTCGTCGTCCCAGTCGATCTCGTAGTCGACGGTCCCGCCCAGTCCGAGCACGATCCTCTCGTTCACCGCGCTGCTCTCCTGCGTCTCGCCGGGCCTAGTAGAGCTCGGCCTTGCCGGCGGAGCCGAACAGGTCGATCTTCTCGGCGGCCGTCTCCTTCATCGCGGCGATGGAGGGCGGCTGGATCGTGTTCGGCTCGCGGACGGAGGGGTCGGCCAGCACCTCGCGCATCTTCTTGTGGTACGCGGCCTTGATGTCGCTGGAGATGTTGATCTTGTTGACCCCGCGCTTCACCGACTCCGCGATCTCGGCGTCGGGGTTGTTCGAGCCGCCGTGCAGGACGAGCGGCACGGCGACGCGCTTCTTGATCTCGGCGAGCAGGTCCAGCTTGAGGGCGGGCTTCATGGACGCCGGGTAGAGGCCGTGGCTGGTGCCGATGGCGATCGCGAGGCTGTCGACCCCGGTCGAGGCGACGAAGTCGACCGCCTCGTCGGGCTCGGTGTAGATGATGTTCGCGGCGCCGTCCTCGGCCTCGTTGTCGGTCTTGCCGATCGTGCCCAGCTCGCCCTCGACCGAGACGCCGACGGCGTGCGCCGCGTCGACGACGCGCTTGGTGATCGCGACGTTCTCGTCGTAGGGGAGCATCGAGCCGTCGATCATCACCGAGGTGAAGCCGGACTTGATCGCGAGCAGGACCTGCTCGTAGGTGGCGCCGTGGTCGAGGTGGATGGTCACCGGGACGCTGGAGCGGTGGGCGCGGGCGATGATCGCGTGCAGGATGTCCACTCCGGTGTGGCTCAGCTCGTCGGGGTGGATCGCGATGAGCAGCGGGGAGGCCTTCTCCTCGCTGATCTCGAACAGGCCGTTCATCATGGCGTAGTCGCTGACGTTGAACGCCGGGACGGCGAAGCCGTTCGCATTGGCGACGTCCAGCAGGTCTTTTCCGGAAACAAGCATTCTCTGACTGTCCTTCTCGTGGTGGTGGTGGTGTTCCGGACGCGCGGACGCGCGCCTCAGCTCTTGACGGCCCCGGCGGTCATGCCGCCGATGAAGTACCGCTGGAAGAAGAGGAAGAGGAGGAGGACGGGAACGCATCCGAGGATGCTCATCGCCATCATCTCGTTCCACTCGTAGGAGTTCTGGCCCATCAGCAGCTGGATGCCGATCGGCACCGTGCGCATGTCGTCGGTGCGGGTCAGGGTGAGCGCGAAGAGGTACTCGTTCCACGCGATCATGAAGGTGTAGACGCCGACCGAGACGATCCCGGGGATCGCGATCGGCACCAGGATCCGCCAGAGCACCGTCATCGGGCCGGCCCCGTCCATCCGCGCCGCCTCGTCGAGATCGCGGGGGAGGGTGTTGAAGTAGCCGGTCAGCATGATGATCGCGTAGGGCAGCGTGAAGACCAGATAGGTGAGGATCAGCCCCTGATAGGTGTTGTAGAGCCGCAGCGTCACCATCAGCCCGAAGAACGGGATCAGCAGGGTGATCGGCGGCACCGCCTGCACGCTGACGATGATGATGTTGATCGGCCGCTTGAAGCGGAACTCGTAGCGGCTGAACGCGTAGGACGCGAGGATCGCGACGACCAGCGTCAGCGCGACGACCGCGAGGGCGACGACGTAGCTGTTGATGAAGAAGCGGACCTTCGTCGGGTCGCCCAGGATCCCGGCGTAGGCCGAGAACGAGAACGTGTCGGTGATCAGCCGGGGCGGGTACTCGAAGATCTCGGTGTTCGACTTGAACGAGCTGGCGGCCATCCAGACGATCGGCAGGCCCGCGAAGGCGGCGCCGATCAGGAGAAGGACCCAGACCCCGGCCTTCGCGGCGAGGAGCCGCGGCGTGCGGACGGCCGGGCGGGTGGCGGTGGCGGTCACGTCAGTCCCTGGCTTTCTGGTTCCGCACGTAGAAGAACGCGAGGACCATGGTGAGGAGGAGGATCAGGACGGCGCTCGCCGAGGCCACCGAGAACTCGTAGCGGCTGAACGCGAGCTTGTAGGTGTAGGTGCTGAGCATCTCGGTCGCGTCGATCGGGCCGCCGCCGGTCGTCATCCAGATCAGCGCGAACTGCTGCGAGGTCCAGATGATGTCGAGCACCGACATGCTGATGATGATCGGCTTGAGCTGCGGGATCGTGACGTTCCAGAACCGCTGCCAGGCGGTCGCCCCGTCGACCTTCGCCGCCTCGTAGAGGTCG comes from the Rathayibacter festucae DSM 15932 genome and includes:
- a CDS encoding ADP-dependent glucokinase/phosphofructokinase, which encodes MNERIVLGLGGTVDYEIDWDDDVVQALAEEYGIRADELTRTAPVTTERDLVVALLAFLADGAGGERFASSSRIVEEFAQRFPRRITLGGTGVRAGYALAVHGLAAVQHLVSIDDHVRRLLPVGTEYVSSATADSTDPHLIVQFPRGARVLLGDRVLVAPHPNRVIFANDPPNRELLLAEGLGGVLADAGVFLVSGFNSIQDGAVLTDRLETLQRHLAALPASADVIYEDAGFHLPALQDRARSALLGCVDVVSMNEDELQALLGHRLDLLDPDAVVEALGAASALLPGPVLVVHTRHWSAAVGAEAERYRAALLGGVTMASTRYLLGDGITAADYDRVAQLPAQPGGLAVCTAVTARLQAVCTPGLVLETDRPTTIGLGDTFAGGFVSALVRHRV
- a CDS encoding ketose-bisphosphate aldolase; amino-acid sequence: MLVSGKDLLDVANANGFAVPAFNVSDYAMMNGLFEISEEKASPLLIAIHPDELSHTGVDILHAIIARAHRSSVPVTIHLDHGATYEQVLLAIKSGFTSVMIDGSMLPYDENVAITKRVVDAAHAVGVSVEGELGTIGKTDNEAEDGAANIIYTEPDEAVDFVASTGVDSLAIAIGTSHGLYPASMKPALKLDLLAEIKKRVAVPLVLHGGSNNPDAEIAESVKRGVNKINISSDIKAAYHKKMREVLADPSVREPNTIQPPSIAAMKETAAEKIDLFGSAGKAELY
- a CDS encoding carbohydrate ABC transporter permease, with the protein product MTATATRPAVRTPRLLAAKAGVWVLLLIGAAFAGLPIVWMAASSFKSNTEIFEYPPRLITDTFSFSAYAGILGDPTKVRFFINSYVVALAVVALTLVVAILASYAFSRYEFRFKRPINIIIVSVQAVPPITLLIPFFGLMVTLRLYNTYQGLILTYLVFTLPYAIIMLTGYFNTLPRDLDEAARMDGAGPMTVLWRILVPIAIPGIVSVGVYTFMIAWNEYLFALTLTRTDDMRTVPIGIQLLMGQNSYEWNEMMAMSILGCVPVLLLFLFFQRYFIGGMTAGAVKS